The Pectobacterium sp. A5351 genome contains the following window.
ACGCCGGGAAAACGTGAAATCGCACAGGCCGAAGCGGTGCTATCCCAGCTCGGGATTTTGTCACTGAGCCTGCGTTCATACGCGACGCTGAGCGGAGGCGAACGGCAGCGTGTACTGATTGCTCGTGCGCTAATACAGCAGCCTTTGCTGATGGTGATGGATGAACCTGCGGCCAGTCTGGATTTTGGCAACCAGATTCGATTACTGGCACACATAAGGCAGCTCAAAGAAAGCGGGATGGCAGTGTTGATGTCCACACACCATCCCCAGCATGCGCGAGCCGTGGCGGATAACGTGGTCTTGCTGCATCCCGGCGCGGGAACGGAACAGGGAAGCCCGGACGTTCTGTTGACGCCGACGAAGCTGGCGGCGTTGTACGGCGTAAAAGAAGCGGATATTCACGCCCATTTCCGCACCTGATGTGCAGGCAAGCAGCACCTAATAAAAAGAGAAGTCAGGAAGAGAATATGATTATCGATGAGATTG
Protein-coding sequences here:
- a CDS encoding ABC transporter ATP-binding protein; the encoded protein is MTGSSIATLQAVSVGYGRTVVNRDISFSLPSGQITCLLGTNGSGKTTLMRTLLGLIPAFSGQIHIAEKPIAAWSARALAQVAAYVPQAHDSPFAFRVLDMVLMGCHPRLSLFSTPGKREIAQAEAVLSQLGILSLSLRSYATLSGGERQRVLIARALIQQPLLMVMDEPAASLDFGNQIRLLAHIRQLKESGMAVLMSTHHPQHARAVADNVVLLHPGAGTEQGSPDVLLTPTKLAALYGVKEADIHAHFRT